A single region of the Nocardioides sp. W7 genome encodes:
- a CDS encoding ferredoxin--NADP reductase: MDTQSFELKVIDVVEETPDAHSITFEVPSADAEHFGYRPGQFLTVAVPSDQTGVAARCYSLSSSPVGGGPLTITVKRTAEGYASNWICDHVREGDTLRVLPPSGIFSPASLSADLLLFAGGSGITPVISITRTALQQGTGRIVLFYANRDESSVIFAGELARLAAEHPDRLLVVHWLESVQGLPSQEQVKAFASAYPSYDAFVCGPAPFMKLTVAALKELEFPRERRHQEKFVSLGGNPFGDLHDREVAEHEIEDAERDVEDTSGVDQPQGPVRLEVELDGQQYAYDDWAPGTKLLDHLESKGVKAPYSCREGECSACAIRILEGEVKMLHNDVLDEDDLADGIRLGCQAVAVTDVVRVTYN, translated from the coding sequence ATGGACACCCAGTCCTTCGAGCTGAAGGTCATCGACGTCGTCGAGGAGACCCCCGACGCGCACTCGATCACCTTCGAGGTCCCGTCCGCCGACGCCGAGCACTTCGGCTACCGGCCCGGCCAGTTCCTGACCGTGGCGGTGCCGAGCGACCAGACCGGCGTGGCCGCGCGCTGCTACTCGCTGTCCAGCAGCCCGGTCGGCGGCGGCCCGCTCACGATCACGGTCAAGCGCACCGCCGAGGGCTACGCCTCGAACTGGATCTGCGACCACGTCCGCGAGGGCGACACGCTGCGGGTGCTGCCGCCCAGCGGCATCTTCAGCCCCGCCTCGCTCAGCGCCGACCTGCTGCTTTTCGCGGGCGGGTCCGGCATCACGCCGGTCATCTCGATCACCCGGACCGCCCTGCAGCAGGGCACCGGCCGGATCGTGTTGTTCTACGCCAACCGCGACGAGTCGTCGGTGATCTTCGCCGGTGAGCTGGCCCGGCTCGCGGCCGAGCACCCGGACCGGCTGCTGGTGGTGCACTGGCTGGAGTCGGTCCAGGGGCTGCCCAGCCAGGAGCAGGTCAAGGCGTTCGCGAGCGCCTACCCGTCGTACGACGCCTTCGTGTGCGGGCCGGCGCCGTTCATGAAGCTGACGGTCGCCGCGCTGAAGGAGCTGGAGTTCCCGCGCGAGCGACGGCACCAGGAGAAGTTCGTCTCCCTCGGCGGCAACCCCTTCGGCGACCTGCACGACCGGGAGGTCGCCGAGCACGAGATCGAGGACGCCGAGCGGGACGTCGAGGACACCTCCGGTGTCGACCAGCCTCAGGGGCCGGTGCGGCTCGAGGTCGAGCTCGACGGCCAGCAGTACGCCTACGACGACTGGGCGCCCGGCACCAAGCTGCTCGACCACCTGGAGTCCAAGGGGGTCAAGGCGCCGTACTCCTGTCGCGAGGGGGAGTGCTCGGCCTGCGCGATCCGGATCCTCGAGGGCGAGGTCAAGATGCTGCACAACGACGTCCTCGACGAGGACGACCTCGCCGACGGCATCCGGCTGGGATGCCAGGCCGTTGCCGTCACGGACGTCGTCAGGGTCACCTACAACTGA
- a CDS encoding Rieske 2Fe-2S domain-containing protein, with protein sequence MSDTRFLDRGTAPARFARGWHCLGLAETFRDGKPHGIEAFGGKLVVWADTQGEIQVLDGYCRHMGGDLTQGEVKGDEVACPFHDWRWGGDGKCQQIPYARRVPLRARTQKYPVAIRNDQVLIWHDVEGSAADFDLLPPELPGLAEGAYTDWVWVSEEIEGSNCRELIDNVVDMAHFYYVHFAFPTSFRNVFEGHVATQFMESKGRPDKHGGYGDAEMFLESEATYYGPSYMINWLDTDYNGFSTEVVLVNCHVPTGPDSFRLQYGIVVKKPEGLDEKTVDYIAKKYADMFGSGFLQDVHIWKNKVPVQNPLLCEEDGPVYQLRRWYEQFYVDAADIAPEMVDRFEFEVDTTKANEFWQDEVAENLRKKAESDAASSENAENPQIMTGT encoded by the coding sequence ATGAGCGACACCAGGTTCCTCGACCGGGGCACCGCGCCCGCCCGCTTCGCGCGCGGCTGGCACTGCCTCGGTCTGGCCGAGACCTTCCGCGACGGCAAGCCGCACGGCATCGAGGCGTTCGGCGGCAAGCTGGTCGTCTGGGCCGACACCCAGGGGGAGATCCAGGTCCTCGACGGCTACTGCCGGCACATGGGCGGTGACCTGACCCAGGGCGAGGTCAAGGGCGACGAGGTCGCCTGCCCGTTCCACGACTGGCGCTGGGGCGGCGACGGCAAGTGCCAGCAGATCCCCTACGCCCGCCGTGTCCCGCTGCGCGCCCGCACCCAGAAGTACCCCGTGGCGATCCGCAACGACCAGGTGCTGATCTGGCACGACGTCGAGGGCTCGGCGGCCGACTTCGACCTGCTGCCGCCCGAGCTGCCGGGGCTCGCCGAGGGCGCGTACACCGACTGGGTCTGGGTCTCGGAGGAGATCGAGGGCTCGAACTGCCGCGAGCTGATCGACAACGTCGTGGACATGGCGCACTTCTACTACGTGCACTTCGCGTTCCCGACGAGCTTCCGCAACGTCTTCGAGGGCCACGTCGCGACCCAGTTCATGGAGTCCAAGGGCCGCCCAGACAAGCACGGCGGGTACGGCGACGCCGAGATGTTCCTGGAGTCCGAGGCGACCTACTACGGGCCGTCGTACATGATCAACTGGCTCGACACCGACTACAACGGCTTCTCGACCGAGGTCGTGCTGGTCAACTGCCACGTCCCCACCGGGCCGGACTCCTTCCGGCTGCAGTACGGCATCGTCGTCAAGAAGCCCGAGGGGCTCGACGAGAAGACCGTCGACTACATCGCCAAGAAATACGCCGACATGTTCGGCAGCGGCTTCCTCCAGGACGTGCACATCTGGAAGAACAAGGTGCCGGTCCAGAACCCCCTGCTGTGCGAGGAGGACGGGCCGGTCTACCAGCTGCGGCGCTGGTACGAGCAGTTCTACGTCGACGCCGCGGACATCGCCCCGGAGATGGTCGACCGCTTCGAGTTCGAGGTCGACACCACCAAGGCCAACGAGTTCTGGCAGGACGAGGTCGCCGAGAACCTCCGCAAGAAGGCCGAGTCGGACGCCGCGTCGAGCGAGAACGCCGAGAACCCGCAGATCATGACCGGGACGTGA
- a CDS encoding acyl-CoA dehydrogenase family protein → MHLALDPEHLALREELHDYFTALVTPEIRAGLASATGEFGEAGVYKQVIRQLGTDGWLGIGWPTEYGGQNRSMVEQLIFTDVAADHGVPIPYLTLNTVGPTIMRYGTDEQKEYFLPKILAGDLHFSIGYSEPGSGTDLASLKTKAVREGDEFVINGQKMWTSLIQYADWLWLACRTDPDLPRHKGLSMILVPADAPGFSYTPVHTVAGVGTSATYYEDVRVPVTNLVGDLNGGWSLMTNQLNHERVALTSSAPLTQSLKLVRAWAQETKNPDGQRVFDSEWVQIALGRAHARVEMLTQLNWKLASDADHGVDLSPAEASATKIYGSELATEVYRSLMEVVGPNAGLTGASEGALLNGRLERMYRSSLVMTFGGGTNEIQRDIIGYVGLGLPAAKR, encoded by the coding sequence ATGCATCTGGCTCTCGACCCCGAGCACCTCGCCCTGCGCGAGGAGCTCCACGACTACTTCACCGCCCTGGTGACCCCCGAGATCCGGGCCGGGCTGGCGTCCGCGACCGGCGAGTTCGGCGAGGCGGGCGTCTACAAGCAGGTGATTCGACAGCTCGGCACCGACGGCTGGCTGGGCATCGGCTGGCCCACGGAGTACGGCGGCCAGAACCGCTCGATGGTCGAGCAGCTGATCTTCACCGACGTCGCCGCCGACCACGGCGTGCCGATCCCCTACCTGACGCTCAACACGGTCGGGCCGACGATCATGCGTTACGGCACGGACGAGCAGAAGGAGTACTTCCTCCCGAAGATCCTCGCCGGCGACCTACACTTCTCGATCGGCTACTCCGAGCCCGGCTCGGGCACCGACCTGGCCTCGCTGAAGACCAAGGCGGTCCGCGAGGGCGACGAGTTCGTCATCAACGGGCAGAAGATGTGGACCTCGCTCATCCAGTACGCCGACTGGCTCTGGCTGGCGTGCCGCACCGATCCGGACCTGCCCCGCCACAAGGGGCTGTCGATGATCCTGGTGCCGGCCGACGCCCCCGGCTTCTCCTACACCCCGGTCCACACGGTGGCCGGGGTCGGCACCAGTGCGACGTACTACGAGGACGTCCGGGTGCCGGTCACCAACCTGGTCGGCGACCTCAACGGGGGCTGGTCGCTGATGACCAACCAGCTCAACCACGAGCGGGTCGCGCTGACCTCGTCGGCGCCGCTCACCCAGTCGCTGAAGCTGGTCCGGGCCTGGGCCCAGGAGACCAAGAACCCCGACGGCCAGCGGGTGTTCGACTCCGAGTGGGTCCAGATCGCCCTCGGCCGCGCGCACGCCCGGGTCGAGATGCTGACCCAGCTGAACTGGAAGCTCGCCTCGGACGCCGACCACGGCGTCGACCTCTCCCCCGCCGAGGCGTCGGCCACCAAGATCTACGGCTCCGAGCTGGCCACCGAGGTCTACCGCTCCCTGATGGAGGTCGTCGGCCCGAACGCCGGCCTCACCGGCGCCTCCGAGGGGGCGCTGCTGAACGGGCGTCTGGAGCGGATGTACCGCTCCTCGCTGGTCATGACGTTCGGCGGCGGCACCAACGAGATCCAGCGCGACATCATCGGCTACGTGGGCCTGGGCCTGCCGGCAGCGAAGAGGTAG
- a CDS encoding acyl-CoA dehydrogenase family protein — MDFSFTPEQDEAAELAARILGDRATNVRMREVEQAGSRFDRDLWAELGSAGLLGLALPEEYDGAGLGIIELCRVLVEVGRTVAPVPLAAHGPAARVLAEHGSDAQRGRWLPGAASGAVVLTAAVSEERAFAPVRPTTTAVADGASYRLTGSKAIVPAGGYADLFLVPAETPTGVGVFLVTPGDAGVTVVPQTFSDGEAVARLDLDGAELGPERLLGPADGSVDHRLRNLLVLAASAEQLGLTEGALSLTAAYAKTREQFGRPIATFQAVSQRLADGYIDTLGQRLMLWRAAWRLDQELPADTDVAMAKLWAADAGHRLAHTAVHVHGGVGIDLDGPVHRYFTGAKRFEFLYGGATEQALLVGRTLAAEPA, encoded by the coding sequence ATGGACTTCTCCTTCACCCCCGAGCAGGACGAGGCCGCCGAGCTGGCGGCACGGATCCTCGGCGACCGGGCCACCAACGTGCGGATGCGCGAGGTCGAGCAGGCCGGCAGCCGCTTCGACCGCGACCTGTGGGCCGAGCTGGGCTCCGCGGGCCTCCTGGGCCTCGCCCTCCCCGAGGAGTACGACGGCGCCGGGCTCGGGATCATCGAGCTGTGCCGGGTGCTGGTCGAGGTCGGCCGCACGGTCGCTCCGGTCCCGCTCGCGGCGCACGGGCCGGCCGCCCGGGTGCTCGCCGAGCACGGCAGCGACGCCCAGCGGGGCCGGTGGCTGCCCGGCGCGGCCTCCGGGGCGGTCGTGCTGACCGCGGCCGTGTCGGAGGAGCGGGCCTTCGCCCCGGTCCGGCCGACGACGACGGCGGTGGCCGACGGGGCGTCGTACCGCCTGACGGGGAGCAAGGCGATCGTGCCCGCCGGGGGGTACGCCGACCTCTTCCTGGTCCCGGCCGAGACCCCGACCGGCGTCGGGGTCTTCCTGGTCACGCCCGGCGACGCCGGCGTCACCGTGGTGCCGCAGACGTTCTCCGACGGCGAGGCCGTCGCCCGCCTCGACCTCGACGGCGCGGAGCTCGGACCGGAGCGGCTGCTCGGGCCCGCCGACGGCAGCGTCGACCACCGACTGCGCAACCTGCTGGTGCTGGCGGCCTCGGCCGAGCAGCTCGGGCTCACCGAGGGCGCACTGTCGCTGACGGCGGCGTACGCCAAGACCCGCGAGCAGTTCGGGCGGCCGATCGCGACCTTCCAGGCGGTCAGCCAGCGGCTGGCCGACGGCTACATCGACACCCTCGGCCAGCGGCTGATGCTCTGGCGTGCGGCCTGGCGCCTGGACCAGGAGCTCCCCGCCGACACCGACGTCGCGATGGCCAAGCTGTGGGCCGCCGACGCCGGCCACCGGCTGGCGCACACCGCCGTGCACGTCCATGGCGGCGTCGGCATCGACCTGGACGGTCCGGTGCACCGCTACTTCACCGGCGCCAAGCGCTTCGAGTTCCTGTACGGCGGCGCCACGGAGCAGGCGCTGCTGGTCGGTCGGACCCTGGCGGCCGAGCCCGCCTGA